The Vibrio diazotrophicus DNA window CAAGACTATACACTTGTAGCTCTTAAATTTATGATTTCTGTCAACGACTTGATGGGTAACTAAAAGATCCGACCAGACATTTGATCTATGAACATCTGCGCTTTCTTTAACATGAGTTCTTCTGCGTCAGCTTTGTTCGACAGTACATCGGATCGAATGAAACGGTGAGTTTTAAGTTCGCCGTCTTCTTCTTTAGTTATTCTGCCTGCAATTCTATACTGGCCACCTTCAGGAATGACCTCTTGGTAAATCAAAAACTCTTTGTACTCTACGGGTTCAACCGACGCTTCTTTTACTTCTGATTTACTACCGAAAAAACGAGAAAAAAATCCCACGATAACTCCTTAAGGTAAGTTGTGCTGCTTATGGCCCAGAATTGGTTTTTCATACCATTCTAACTCGGCATCTTCATCAAATTGCGTTTGAGACATAACAATAGGTATACCGGTATCACGATCCTTACGTCTGTCATCAATGATCATACTTTCCGCTGCTTCAACCGCTGTCTGTGCATGCTCTTTTAAAATAACGAGGCGCTCTTCGGGTAAGGCAGAGAGAAAATCAATATCAAATCGAATATAGATTGGACGAAGTTGGCTAAGAGCCAAGCACGCGAGATCTGCTAATTGGTCGTGATTATATGTCGTAGCATACTTGTCTTGTGCTATCACTTGTCCAACGAGTGTTTCCATATAATTGTGCACTTCAACATTCAGTTGCATACGAGTTCTCCTATACCGATGTGTCGATGTGATATGTTCTAACAAAGTTATTGCATCAATGATCTTTAATCAAACGAAGATCGAACCTACTTGAACAATCTTTGCTCAAGCGCGCGCTTTTATAACTAAAGTTTAGCAAAAAGCTTGGAAATTCATTAAATAAAGTTATTCTTAGTTTATTAATCATAAACACAATTAGTAGTTATTCTGTTGGCTAGTTTATAAGCATGTCGTCGAGTTTAGTTACGTCGCCTTGGTTTCGTTTTACATTCCCGTTGATGCTCTTGGCAGCTATTTGGTATGGAATGAACAACGTTATTGTTCTTACCCGCGCCAATAGTGGTTTAGCGGGTGGCTTGCCTTACGCTTTATTTCTCAGTTCTATTGCCATTGCATTTATCTTCAAACAAAGCCGAATGGCAATGGTTGCTTGCACCATGCTAATCAGTTATTGGGTGATTCAATGTCGTTTGCAATCCCCTCTTTATACAGGCTCTACTCTTCTTGAACTCTCAATTCTCAGCTTTGTGTTACCTGTCGCCTGTTTATTGAGTTATGCATTTAAAAATGGTGATTTGCTTAGCCGCGCATTTTTTGTCTACTTAATACTATTGGCATGCTTCGGTCTTTGGGCGTATATAACGGTTGATTACTATGTTTCTGGCGGATACGGAAGCCTCAAAGATACTTTCTTGTTTTCCGTTCCGGAGATATCAAAGCTTCCATTTATATTGGTACTTTACTTGCTCGCAATGGTTGGTATCACAGGTATCTTTGTTTTGACTAAAAATCGAATTATGGATGTATTCATCTATACCGCCATTTTGATGTCTTCGACCACCTTTATATTTTTTCAACTTCAGTTTGTTTCCAGCACAATGTTTTCGTTGTCTGGTGCGCTGATGATGCTCTATTTAATTTCAGCCAGCCACGAGATGGCCTTTAACGATCAATTGACGCAGCTACCCGGACGACACGCACTCGAAATCGACTTAAGAAGCCCGGGACGCAAGTTCGCCATCGCTATGGTTGATATCGATCATTTCAAGTCATTCAATGATTCCTATGGGCATGATACAGGTGATGATGTATTGAAACTTGTGGCTAGCCGCATTCGCCTAGTTAAAGGAAAAGCAAAGATTTATCGCTACGGTGGCGAGGAGTTTACGATTCTGTTCAAAGGGAAAACAGCCGAACAAGCGAAAGTGTATTTGGAGCATATTCGCCAAGACATAGAACAATATGACCTAGTGATTCGAGATTCAGACAGTCGTCCTAAAGATGATAAATATGGTGCAACGAAACGTTCAGATAATCGTAGCCAATCCGTAAACATTACAATAAGTGTTGGTGTGTGTGACAGTTCTTTGGAAAGAAGAGCAAAAGAAGCCATTAAACGAGCAGACGAAGCACTCTATCAAGCAAAAAAAGCTGGTAGAAACAGAATCAAAATTGCGTCTTAATCTTGATTAAAGAACAATACCAAGCTTCCTCCTTTAAAAGCACTTCCGTAGTTAAAAGTTAATCCTAAACCTATATTGTCAACAAAGCTGATCTCAAATGGTGGCGTCATCAACCACCCGACCGTTGCTTCGTAATAGAAAGTAGTACCAAGAGGTTGTGACACATCACTGCCTACATCGACCCTTCGGATTGTGCTATAGACCGATTGAATTGAGCGGCCGATTTGCTCTATGTCGTATACGAGCGTAGCGCTGTTAACGATATACCATCCTTCACTATTGCCGATTTCGCCTTGGTTTGCTTCACCCCATCCGTAGCCATAGAAATAGTGTCCAGCAGAGGAAACTTGCCATTTGCCCCAATCTTCATTTTTCTTATAGCTGAGCTTTAAATGGGGTTCGTAGATGTTGGCCCAAGCTGTGGTGTTAAACAACAGTCCATCCAAAATGGGAGCGTATGATTTACCTGTGGCACTGTTGTAGTCCATGGTATTTTCATAACGCATTAAATGCGTACCTATCCCCGGAGTTATCGTCCAGTGTTCGTCGAACTTGTACTCATATCGATAAGCGGTATACACATCTAAGATGACTTGACGGAAATCGTCAAAGACAGTTTCGTTGCCCCATTTAACATTTTCATCTGTCGCTAAACCTGACATTCGGAAAAAGAGTTCATGCTTGTTTTTCTCTTCTTCGTCATTTAGGCGAAAAGACATTGGTAGAGTCGATATTCCATACTTCTTTCGATTGGCAACCGAGTCTTCAGTTCCCAACTCTGGATTGTCGGTATTGAAAAGCTCGTTTGGATTGAAATCCTTAATCCCAACGGTGAACACATCACTATCACTAAGTACCACTGTATAGGCAAAACTCTGCTCTAAAAAATTTTCAATGACATCAAACCCTTTTGCAGGAACATTACAGGCAAAAGCAAGAGAACAAAGTGCAAACAGTGTGGTTCTTTTAACAAACACTTATTACCGATCCTTTGTGATTGGAAATCAAACTAAACTTTAATGGAAGTATGCATCTATAGTAATAATTTAGCAGTATAAATCTCATTTACTGCCTTAAGTATCAGTAAAAGTGGCGATATTTGAAACCTAAAGCTAATCTTGGAATGGTACAACTAAATAAATGATAAATTCGTTAAATTTTAGAACAATAGAGTGCTTTCCCCAAAAAAACTAAAAGCAAATATAAAGGACGTATAGGGATGGAAGGATCTTGCCCAGAAAGACATTCGAGGTTTGGAAACAAGTGGTTTAGTACGTTATCTAAACCAGTATTAATTACAGTAGCCTGGATATTACTGTGGCGAGCGGCGGCACTTATGGAATATGCACCGCACGCGAGTATATGGTTTCCACCTTCTGGAGTCACTTACGCTGTATTTCTTATTTTCGGCTGGCGAGCAATTCCAATCGTTCTATTTGCCTCGATAACAACCACCTTTTGGGAAGATAGCATCTATGAAGCTCATCAGAGTAGTTCCACTCTATTATTAACCGGACTGCTCTTTGCAACTGCACACTGTTTTTCCTATTGGCTAGGTGCAACGATATTAAGAAAGCTCAGCCAAACTGGAAAACAATTCCGTATACCCTATTTGATCTTGATGTTTCTCACCATCGCAGCGACCTCATCGCTAATAGCGGCTATTGGCGGTTCCAACGTTATAGCAATTACTGGAATCATTTTACCAAGTGAAATCATGTCACTTTGGGGCCCTTGGTGGGTAGGCGATTTAGTTGGGGTCGTCGTTATAGCTCCCATAACGGTTGCGATATTGTCAAAATACTACCCCAAAGAAAGCCATTGGCTGGTTGAAAATTTTAAGTCTGTTTATGAGCAGTCGTCATTATCGAATTACCTGTATAAGCAGGCCATAGCGATTGTTGTACTGGCTCTCATTAGTGTTTTAGTGTCTATATATCCTGCATCCAGTGTAGTGTTCTGTGTCTTCTTTTTGGGCATAGTTCAGATGTGGATTGTATTTACCGAGAGTGCTGGACGAGCATTTCTAAGTTTGGGAATACTCAGCACAACGACCGCTATCTTAGTCTCATGGTTGCAGTTGGGAAATCACGCGATGGTTTATCAATTTACGATATCTCTGCTTGCTGCAAACACCTATTTTGGCTTATGGGTACCTCATATACTACTTGATAACCGAAATCTTCGAATTCTTGCAGAAAGAGATGTACTTACTGGCGCTCAGACGAGGCAATATTTTATTAAAAATGTGAAGAATGAAATTAGTCGCTGTCGTCGAATTAACCAACCGTTATCTTTGGCGTTATTTGATATAGATGGTTTCAAACAAATCAACGATACCTTTGGTCACACAGTTGGAGACAAAGTGCTAACAACGGTTTCACAGCATGTAAGTAAGGAGATACGACCTGCCGACCTTATTGGGCGTTTTGGTGGTGATGAGTTCATGCTGTTATTGCCAAGTGACGATTTGCAGCATGCGATTCAAGCCGCGGAACGTATCCGAGATAGTATTGAATGTTTGAGTATCCCATCTTTAGAAAGAAACATCACATGCAGCTTCGGAGTCGTGGAAATTACCTCAGACGATACTTTTGTTTCAGCTTTTGAGCGCGCCGACAACTTCCTGTTGGATGCAAAGAAATGCGGAAAAAATCAAGTAAAGCCTATTTTACAATAAGTTATGTTTCAAAAATGGTGCAAATTATTTTGTGACACTGTAGCAAAATAAGTTACACCATTACTAACATTTTTAAATCCAAGACTTAACTTTCTCTTCAGAGGGAACCCCTCCTGAGTGAATGACTTGCTCATTCAAGACAACCGCCGGCGTTGACATAACACCGTAGTTCATAATGGCTTCCATATCCGTGACTTTTTCTACCTTCACATCAACCCCTACCGCTTCCGCCACGTTCTCAATCAGTTTTGCTGTGTTGATACAATTTGCACAACCAGAACCAAGCACTTTGAACACTTTCATATATAACCTCTTCAAATTTCCCAAGTAATTAAATTGAACATCCAGCCGATAATCGTGAATGCACTAAGTAATAAAGCAAAAAGTATCCCTAGCAAACGCCACTGCATAACCTGTTTCAACATCACAAACTCAGGAATACTTGCAGCGACCGTACTCATACAAAACGCTAGCGTTGTGCCTACGGGCAACCCGTTCCGTAGCAGGCTTTCCATAATTGGAATAACACCCGTCGCATTTGAGTACAGAGGTATACCAATGAGTACTGATGCAGGTACAGACCACCACTGCCTGCTCCCTAAGTGGCTTTCAATCCAACCGTCTGGTACGTAACCATGTAACGCAGCACCAACACCAACACCTATCAAAACCCACTTCCACACTCGACTGAAAATTTCGTGTGTTTCGTTTTTCGCAAATTCATTACGCTGTTTGAATGTCATCGGGCTGGTTTCGCATTGATTAACGACTCCAGAAGCAATATTAGGCGCATTCTTCATCGCTTTAGCTGCAAAAGGTTGAAGCCAACGTTCAGCTCCTAGCAAATCAAGTAACCAACCACTGAACATGCCAATAACCATACCGGCTAATACATACAGAAGAGTAAACTTCCACCCCAAGAGGCTGATGAGGAGTAATACTGCTATTTCGTTCACCAAGGGAGAAGTAATAAGAAAAGCCATGGTGATACCTAGTGGTATGCCCGCTGTCGTAAAACCAAGAAATACCGGAATACTTGAACATGAACAAAATGGAGTAATAGCGCCAAAAACACTCCCCATAAAGTAGCCAACAACGCGTTTTTTACCAGAGAGATAATCTCTCACTTTCTCCACATTGAGAGAGGCGCGTAAAAGAGCTATCAAATAAATCATTACTGCCAATAAAACGAGGATCTTACTGGTGTCTTCAACAAAAAAATGGACCGCTTGGCCTAACCGAGTCTCGGCATCTAATCCCAGTAGTTGATACGTAAACCAATCAGCTAATGATGTAAAAACCCAGAACATCTTTCACTCTCCCTACATCGAACATTAAAGGGCAACCCGCTCGTTGCTTATTAATGAAGACGTGATAAGCGCTAAAAAGACGCAATAAATTTTCATGAAGAAATGAAAAAGATCGTGATTCAACGTTTGTTAGGAAAAACTATGAACGTTTAGGTGTGAAACAGCAGACTTTATGCTGTTCATCGAAGGTAATGTGGCAGTTCACTTTAAGCTGTGCTCGAAGCTTCGGCCGTGCTCTTTGAATACGTGACTTTACTGCCGTTACCGTTAAATGATGGAGTTTCGCAAATTCTTGCTGACTGTGTCCTTGTAAATCACAAAACTCGATAACAGAACGGTCATCCTCACTCAAACATGCCAGAGCTTTAGGAAGACACTGAGCGAGACTTTCTATTGGCTCACGCTCCGATCTAATGTCTAAAGCATATCGGTC harbors:
- a CDS encoding GGDEF domain-containing protein — its product is MSSSLVTSPWFRFTFPLMLLAAIWYGMNNVIVLTRANSGLAGGLPYALFLSSIAIAFIFKQSRMAMVACTMLISYWVIQCRLQSPLYTGSTLLELSILSFVLPVACLLSYAFKNGDLLSRAFFVYLILLACFGLWAYITVDYYVSGGYGSLKDTFLFSVPEISKLPFILVLYLLAMVGITGIFVLTKNRIMDVFIYTAILMSSTTFIFFQLQFVSSTMFSLSGALMMLYLISASHEMAFNDQLTQLPGRHALEIDLRSPGRKFAIAMVDIDHFKSFNDSYGHDTGDDVLKLVASRIRLVKGKAKIYRYGGEEFTILFKGKTAEQAKVYLEHIRQDIEQYDLVIRDSDSRPKDDKYGATKRSDNRSQSVNITISVGVCDSSLERRAKEAIKRADEALYQAKKAGRNRIKIAS
- a CDS encoding permease, translating into MFWVFTSLADWFTYQLLGLDAETRLGQAVHFFVEDTSKILVLLAVMIYLIALLRASLNVEKVRDYLSGKKRVVGYFMGSVFGAITPFCSCSSIPVFLGFTTAGIPLGITMAFLITSPLVNEIAVLLLISLLGWKFTLLYVLAGMVIGMFSGWLLDLLGAERWLQPFAAKAMKNAPNIASGVVNQCETSPMTFKQRNEFAKNETHEIFSRVWKWVLIGVGVGAALHGYVPDGWIESHLGSRQWWSVPASVLIGIPLYSNATGVIPIMESLLRNGLPVGTTLAFCMSTVAASIPEFVMLKQVMQWRLLGILFALLLSAFTIIGWMFNLITWEI
- a CDS encoding thioredoxin family protein — translated: MKVFKVLGSGCANCINTAKLIENVAEAVGVDVKVEKVTDMEAIMNYGVMSTPAVVLNEQVIHSGGVPSEEKVKSWI
- a CDS encoding sigma-70 family RNA polymerase sigma factor; amino-acid sequence: MNSTQHSPVPCLLDTWATTEAALYRWLTQHCSCQDLAYDLLQETFLRALQRERAFCDIENQKAWLFTVAKNLLVDEWRKSGRLESISDSNDRYALDIRSEREPIESLAQCLPKALACLSEDDRSVIEFCDLQGHSQQEFAKLHHLTVTAVKSRIQRARPKLRAQLKVNCHITFDEQHKVCCFTPKRS
- a CDS encoding late competence development ComFB family protein, with product MQLNVEVHNYMETLVGQVIAQDKYATTYNHDQLADLACLALSQLRPIYIRFDIDFLSALPEERLVILKEHAQTAVEAAESMIIDDRRKDRDTGIPIVMSQTQFDEDAELEWYEKPILGHKQHNLP
- a CDS encoding HlyU family transcriptional regulator; translation: MGFFSRFFGSKSEVKEASVEPVEYKEFLIYQEVIPEGGQYRIAGRITKEEDGELKTHRFIRSDVLSNKADAEELMLKKAQMFIDQMSGRIF
- a CDS encoding sensor domain-containing diguanylate cyclase → MEGSCPERHSRFGNKWFSTLSKPVLITVAWILLWRAAALMEYAPHASIWFPPSGVTYAVFLIFGWRAIPIVLFASITTTFWEDSIYEAHQSSSTLLLTGLLFATAHCFSYWLGATILRKLSQTGKQFRIPYLILMFLTIAATSSLIAAIGGSNVIAITGIILPSEIMSLWGPWWVGDLVGVVVIAPITVAILSKYYPKESHWLVENFKSVYEQSSLSNYLYKQAIAIVVLALISVLVSIYPASSVVFCVFFLGIVQMWIVFTESAGRAFLSLGILSTTTAILVSWLQLGNHAMVYQFTISLLAANTYFGLWVPHILLDNRNLRILAERDVLTGAQTRQYFIKNVKNEISRCRRINQPLSLALFDIDGFKQINDTFGHTVGDKVLTTVSQHVSKEIRPADLIGRFGGDEFMLLLPSDDLQHAIQAAERIRDSIECLSIPSLERNITCSFGVVEITSDDTFVSAFERADNFLLDAKKCGKNQVKPILQ
- a CDS encoding Solitary outer membrane autotransporter beta-barrel domain, with amino-acid sequence MFALCSLAFACNVPAKGFDVIENFLEQSFAYTVVLSDSDVFTVGIKDFNPNELFNTDNPELGTEDSVANRKKYGISTLPMSFRLNDEEEKNKHELFFRMSGLATDENVKWGNETVFDDFRQVILDVYTAYRYEYKFDEHWTITPGIGTHLMRYENTMDYNSATGKSYAPILDGLLFNTTAWANIYEPHLKLSYKKNEDWGKWQVSSAGHYFYGYGWGEANQGEIGNSEGWYIVNSATLVYDIEQIGRSIQSVYSTIRRVDVGSDVSQPLGTTFYYEATVGWLMTPPFEISFVDNIGLGLTFNYGSAFKGGSLVLFFNQD